The proteins below are encoded in one region of Paenisporosarcina cavernae:
- a CDS encoding anthranilate synthase component I family protein, giving the protein MTTVQIHTTSIPMEKDAFFYAYKTFTQSVKHHALLESGRGGQLSTAAWNPLAILQSTEEGLYIQWRDGKVETRKGEALHLLDELVSEYRVPYQSSLPDFQGGAIGFITYDYARKIEVLPEDTVDDLHIPDVYFYLFDKWAVFEHEKNELHIMQLSTLDDTTSEDAIAWHEASQNGLAARHFEAGTATEVPADHHELHFSMAGMEFEEAVRRVQTYIRQGDVFQVNLSVRQSKQLDVEPIVYYEALRSFNPSPYMAYLHSDEFAIVSGSPELLVKKKGDELSTRPIAGTRPRGKNEEEDLLLAKELIDNEKERAEHVMLVDLERNDLGKVSTYGTVEVNEFMVIERYSHVMHIVSNVRGKLAEGMTNAEVVRAMFPGGTITGAPKIRTMEIIEELEPVRRGLYTGSIGWFGYSGDLELNIVIRTAYIQHQMAHIQAGAGIVIDSVPELEYMESLNKAKALWQAKAMAEGVKTT; this is encoded by the coding sequence ATGACTACCGTTCAAATCCATACTACATCGATTCCGATGGAGAAAGATGCCTTTTTTTATGCGTATAAAACGTTCACACAATCCGTGAAGCATCATGCCTTGCTAGAAAGTGGTCGTGGTGGCCAATTGAGCACAGCTGCATGGAATCCGTTAGCTATTTTACAATCTACCGAAGAGGGTTTATACATTCAGTGGCGCGACGGGAAAGTAGAAACGCGCAAGGGGGAGGCCCTTCATTTACTAGATGAACTAGTGAGCGAATACAGAGTGCCTTATCAATCTAGTTTACCTGATTTTCAAGGTGGAGCGATTGGTTTTATCACATATGATTATGCGCGTAAAATTGAAGTGCTGCCAGAGGATACGGTGGATGATTTACATATTCCAGATGTCTATTTTTACTTATTTGATAAGTGGGCGGTCTTTGAGCATGAAAAAAATGAGCTACACATCATGCAGTTGTCCACGTTAGACGACACAACAAGTGAAGATGCTATCGCTTGGCATGAAGCCTCTCAAAATGGACTTGCAGCTCGACACTTCGAAGCGGGAACGGCAACGGAAGTGCCAGCGGATCACCATGAGCTACATTTTTCTATGGCAGGAATGGAATTTGAAGAAGCTGTAAGGCGCGTTCAAACGTACATCCGTCAAGGAGATGTGTTTCAAGTGAATTTATCGGTGCGTCAGTCAAAACAGTTAGACGTAGAGCCGATTGTATACTACGAAGCACTTCGATCATTTAATCCCTCTCCTTATATGGCGTATCTTCATTCGGACGAATTCGCGATTGTATCTGGCTCACCAGAGTTGTTGGTGAAGAAAAAAGGAGATGAGCTCTCCACTCGCCCTATTGCAGGGACGAGACCACGCGGGAAAAATGAAGAGGAAGATTTACTGTTGGCGAAAGAGCTGATTGACAATGAAAAAGAACGGGCAGAACATGTCATGCTTGTTGATTTAGAGCGCAATGATTTAGGTAAAGTTTCTACTTACGGGACAGTCGAAGTGAACGAATTTATGGTAATTGAACGATATTCGCATGTAATGCACATCGTTTCGAATGTTCGCGGGAAGTTAGCTGAAGGAATGACAAATGCGGAAGTCGTACGTGCAATGTTTCCTGGCGGAACGATTACAGGAGCACCAAAAATTCGTACGATGGAAATTATTGAAGAATTAGAACCGGTTCGAAGAGGTCTTTATACAGGTTCAATTGGTTGGTTCGGTTATTCAGGCGATTTAGAATTAAACATTGTCATTCGAACAGCGTATATACAGCATCAAATGGCGCACATTCAAGCAGGAGCTGGCATTGTAATCGATTCAGTACCCGAACTTGAATATATGGAGTCGTTGAACAAAGCGAAAGCACTTTGGCAAGCAAAAGCGATGGCAGAAGGAGTCAAAACGACATGA
- the cysK gene encoding cysteine synthase A gives MTRVGNSVVDLIGKTPIVKLNRVTGPEDAEIYVKLEYFNPGSSVKDRIAIAMIESGERDGKLTEGSTIVEPTSGNTGIGLAMVAAAKGYKSVLVMPDTMSMERRNLLRAYGAELYLTPGAEGMKGAIAKATELAEENGWYMPQQFSNEANPEIHRLTTGPEIVEAMDQLDAFVAGIGTGGTITGAGEVLKKQFPSIEIVAVEPTDSPILSGGQPGPHKIQGIGAGFVPDILDTTIYNTIIQVSNDDAYATARKVAREEGILGGVSSGAAIHAAIEVAKRLGKGKKVLAILPSNGERYLSTPLYQFD, from the coding sequence ATGACTCGAGTGGGAAATTCAGTAGTAGATTTAATAGGCAAGACACCAATTGTGAAACTGAACCGTGTGACTGGACCTGAAGATGCTGAGATCTATGTCAAATTAGAGTATTTTAACCCAGGAAGTTCGGTAAAAGATCGAATTGCGATTGCGATGATCGAATCAGGAGAACGCGATGGAAAGTTAACGGAAGGTTCCACTATCGTTGAACCAACTAGTGGCAACACTGGAATTGGTCTTGCAATGGTAGCTGCGGCGAAAGGATACAAATCAGTCTTAGTTATGCCAGACACGATGAGTATGGAACGTCGCAATTTACTTCGTGCATACGGTGCAGAACTTTACTTAACGCCTGGTGCTGAAGGAATGAAAGGCGCTATTGCAAAAGCAACGGAGCTTGCAGAAGAAAATGGTTGGTATATGCCTCAACAATTCAGCAATGAAGCGAACCCTGAAATTCACCGTTTAACAACTGGACCGGAAATTGTGGAAGCGATGGACCAATTGGATGCATTCGTTGCTGGAATTGGTACGGGTGGGACGATTACTGGAGCCGGAGAAGTGTTGAAAAAACAATTCCCGTCGATTGAAATCGTTGCAGTGGAACCAACGGACTCTCCGATATTATCTGGTGGACAGCCGGGACCACATAAAATCCAAGGAATTGGGGCTGGATTTGTCCCAGATATTTTAGATACGACGATCTACAATACAATTATTCAAGTATCGAATGATGATGCCTATGCTACTGCACGAAAAGTCGCAAGAGAAGAAGGGATTCTTGGTGGTGTTTCTTCTGGAGCAGCAATCCATGCGGCAATAGAAGTGGCGAAACGACTTGGAAAAGGCAAAAAGGTTTTAGCAATTTTACCATCCAACGGCGAGCGTTATTTAAGTACACCTCTTTATCAATTTGATTAA
- a CDS encoding peptidyl-prolyl cis-trans isomerase produces the protein MRRSPNVPTPKPARRLKTKPVLVVLSVLLLGNLLWFIAWLIPNKASGGNEEVASVGGEAISREDWMVAMESRYGKETLLDLVNMKVMEKAATKYALKATDEEIDLELSLLRSAQDSTSQHAFGLDEKTQREKVRAQLLLEKVLTKDVVIEDDAIRTYFDENKSLYNIPSARKSKIIVVASKKEAEETWKELEDGSSFEALARERSIDTTSAALGGDIGYVTDEYEDPAVADAAFTLDKGEWSEPVAMSNGSYAIVVVEQVVEGKTFQFEEVKDHIKRELALEQLPQSVSPEIFWKEFDTKWFYGE, from the coding sequence ATGAGACGAAGTCCTAATGTGCCAACACCTAAACCTGCAAGAAGGTTAAAAACAAAGCCAGTTTTAGTGGTCTTATCCGTCTTGCTTCTCGGGAATTTACTGTGGTTTATCGCATGGTTAATTCCTAATAAAGCGTCTGGTGGAAACGAGGAAGTTGCTTCTGTAGGTGGAGAAGCGATTAGTCGAGAAGACTGGATGGTGGCAATGGAGAGTCGTTATGGAAAAGAGACGCTTCTCGATTTAGTGAACATGAAAGTAATGGAAAAAGCAGCTACTAAGTATGCATTAAAAGCAACGGATGAAGAGATAGATCTCGAATTATCTCTTCTTCGTTCAGCGCAAGATAGCACAAGTCAGCATGCATTTGGTTTAGATGAAAAAACACAACGTGAAAAAGTGCGCGCACAACTTTTGCTTGAGAAAGTTTTAACAAAGGATGTCGTCATTGAAGATGATGCGATCCGTACATATTTTGATGAGAATAAATCGCTTTATAACATACCATCAGCTAGAAAATCGAAAATAATTGTCGTCGCATCAAAAAAAGAAGCAGAGGAAACGTGGAAAGAGCTTGAAGATGGTTCGTCGTTTGAAGCACTTGCTCGCGAACGCTCCATTGATACAACTTCTGCTGCTCTTGGTGGTGACATCGGGTATGTAACGGATGAATACGAGGATCCGGCAGTTGCTGATGCGGCATTTACATTAGACAAAGGCGAATGGAGCGAACCCGTTGCGATGTCCAATGGTTCGTATGCCATTGTTGTCGTGGAACAAGTAGTCGAGGGGAAAACGTTCCAATTCGAAGAGGTAAAGGACCATATCAAACGTGAATTGGCACTGGAACAATTGCCGCAATCCGTGTCGCCAGAAATTTTCTGGAAAGAATTTGACACCAAATGGTTTTACGGTGAATAA